A region of the Pseudoprevotella muciniphila genome:
GCGGTAACATTTTTCACATAGTTCGCGTCTTTAAGTCTGCCTTCAATCTTGAAACTGCTCACGCCTGCGTCCATCATTTCCTCCAAATGCTTTGAGCGGTTCATGTCGCGAAGTGAAAGCAAATGTCGATTATGTATTATCTTGTTACCTTTCTCGTCTTCAAGGTCGAATTTTAATCGGCAAAACTGTGCACATTCGCCCCTGTTGGCGGAGCGTTTGAAGCAATGTTGTGACGCATAGCACCTGCCGCTGTAACTCACGCACAAAGCACCATGCACAAAGGCCTCGATAGGAATATTGATACTGGAACTTATCTCTCTGATTTGTTGCAAGTTGAGTTCTCTTGCCAAAACGATTTGAGAATAACCGGCCTTTTCCAATGCAATGGCTTTTTCTGCCGTGCGGTTGTCCATCTGTGTGGAGGCATGGAGGGCTATGGGCGGTAGGTCCATCTCAAGCAAGGCTGTGTCCTGAACAATCAGTGCGTCAACGCCGATGGCATACAATTCATGCACCAAACGCTCTGCTTCTTCAAGTTCGTCGTCATAGAGAATAGTGTTCAGTGTTACATAAACCCGAGCATCAAACAAGTGGGCATATTCGCAAAGTCGTTTAATGTCTGCCAGACTGTTCCCCGCTGCGGCTCGTGCACCAAAACTTGGACCACCTATATACACAGCATCAGCGCCATGATCTATGGCTACCAAACCGCATTCCAAATCACGGGCGGGACTAAGTAATTCAATCGTACGCATCACACCGCAAAATTAACGCTTTTCATTGATAATATCGTTCCTTTTTAATTTTAATCGTAAGTCTGTTATTTTTTCTCAAACTTCAAGTCAAGTTCAATAAGAAAGTGTTAATTTTGCGTAAATTTTAACTTCAATCTTTCCACCATGAAATCCGTGCAAGTACTCGACAGAAAGTTCAACCTGTATCTTAAAGAGGTTGAGATTAAGCAGAGAATCAAAGAAGTCGCTCAACAAATCAATACCGATTTGGAGGGAAAAACGCCACTGTTTATCTGTATTCTCAACGGTGCATTCATGTTTGCTGCTGACCTCTATAGAGAAATAACATTACCATCAGAAATCACTTTTGTAAAGGTGGCGTCATATCAAGGTACGTCTTCCACAGGGAATGTTACAAAATTGCTTGGGCTCAACGAGAGTATAGAAGGTAGAACAGTTGTCATCGTGGAGGATATAGTTGACAGCGGCTTGTCCATGCAGCACATCTTGGCATATCTCAAGGAAAAGAATCCTGCTGAAGTACGTATCTGTGCGATGCTTCTCAAACCCGGCAATCTGAAGGTTGACCTCGACATTCCATATTGCTGCTTTAAGATTCCAAACGATTTCATTGTGGGCTACGGACTTGATTATGACGGGCAGGGCAGAAACCTTAGCGATATATACGTTGTAGAATGATAAAGCAACTTCTTAATCACTATTATATCATAACTTAGAATGAAAAATATTGTAATTTTCGGAGCACCAGGTTCCGGCAAAGGAACTCAGAGTGATTTGCTTGTAAAGAAATATGGTTTCAAACACATATCAACAGGTGATGTGCTGAGAGCAGAAATGAAAAACGGCACAGAACTCGGCAGGACAGCGAAAGGATTTATCGACAACGGACAACTCATACCCGATGAATTGATGATAGACATTCTTGCTGCTACTTACGATAGCCTCATGCCTGCAGAAGGTGTTATTTTCGATGGTTTCCCACGTACCATTCCTCAGGCTGAAGCGCTCAAGGATATGCTTGCAAAGAGAAATGCAGAAGTGAGTGTCATGCTCGAACTCGATGTGCCTGATGAAATGCTTATCGAGCGGCTTGTCAATCGTGGAAAAACTTCAGGACGTGCAGATGACAACGAAGAAACTATCAAGAAACGCCTTACTGTTTAC
Encoded here:
- the hpt gene encoding hypoxanthine phosphoribosyltransferase, with amino-acid sequence MKSVQVLDRKFNLYLKEVEIKQRIKEVAQQINTDLEGKTPLFICILNGAFMFAADLYREITLPSEITFVKVASYQGTSSTGNVTKLLGLNESIEGRTVVIVEDIVDSGLSMQHILAYLKEKNPAEVRICAMLLKPGNLKVDLDIPYCCFKIPNDFIVGYGLDYDGQGRNLSDIYVVE
- a CDS encoding adenylate kinase gives rise to the protein MKNIVIFGAPGSGKGTQSDLLVKKYGFKHISTGDVLRAEMKNGTELGRTAKGFIDNGQLIPDELMIDILAATYDSLMPAEGVIFDGFPRTIPQAEALKDMLAKRNAEVSVMLELDVPDEMLIERLVNRGKTSGRADDNEETIKKRLTVYNNQTAPLIDWYEKEGLRRAVKGYGSLEEINAELCKVIDSL